Proteins encoded together in one Malassezia restricta chromosome IX, complete sequence window:
- a CDS encoding cell division control protein 42 → MQTIKCVVVGDGAVGKTCLLISYTTNKFPSEYVPTVFDNYAVTVMIGEDPYTLGLFDTAGQEDYDRLRPLSYPQTDVFLVCFSVTSPSSYENVREKWLPEVRHHCPGVPCLIVGTQVDLRDDPAVVERLARQKQRPISTEMGERLTRELGAIKYVECSALTQKGLKNVFDEAIVAALEPPVVRKKAKCAIL, encoded by the exons ATGCAGACGATCAAGTGTGTGGTTGTGGGTGATGGTGCTGTCGGAAAG ACGTGTTTGCTGATTTCGTACACGACCAACAAGTTTCCCTCCGAATATGTGCCTACCGTGTTTGACAACTATGCGGTGACGGTCATGATCGGCGAGGACCCATACACGCTCGGCCTGTTTGATACAGCCGGCCAGGAGGACTATGACCGATTGCGTCCGCTGTCGTACCCCCAGACCGATGTGTTCCTCGTGTGTTTCTCGGTCACGTCTCCCTCCTCATACGAAAACGTGCGCGAGAAGTGGCTTCCAGAAGTGCGTCATCACTGCCCGGGCGTGCCGTGCCTGATTGTCGGCACGCAGGTGGATCTACGAGATGACCCCGCGGTAGTggagcgcctggcgcgccagAAGCAGCGCCCCATCTCGACCGAGATGGGCGAGCGTCTCACACGCGAGCTTGGCGCGATCAAATACGTCGAGTGCTCGGCTCTCACGCAAAAGGGGCTCAAGAACGTGTTTGATGAAGCTATTGTTGCGGCACTTGAGCCGCCGGTCGTACGGAAAAAG GCGAAATGTGCTATTCTCTGA